From one Enterobacter kobei genomic stretch:
- a CDS encoding MerR family transcriptional regulator encodes MALYTIGEVAQLCDVNPVTLRAWQRRYDLLTPQRTDGGHRLFNDADIDRIREIKRWIDSGVQVGKVKTLLWSGAADSEYNWRAQQEHLLGYLQSGNLPRLRLWIKEQGRKFSAHTLITQLLNPLRLRLRSQEPTLLAMLSLLDGVLINHISVCLASTRKKNSSDALVVGWNIHDTTRLWLEAWVASEQGWRTGVLAHSLTQLRPELFEGQTLMVWCGDVPTVSQLQQMASWRDAGHAVHMLGI; translated from the coding sequence ATGGCGCTATACACCATCGGTGAAGTGGCTCAGCTGTGCGATGTCAATCCTGTTACCCTGCGGGCATGGCAACGCCGCTACGATTTGCTGACGCCCCAGCGTACCGATGGCGGGCACCGGTTATTCAATGACGCGGATATCGATCGTATTCGTGAAATCAAACGCTGGATCGACAGCGGTGTGCAGGTCGGCAAAGTGAAAACCCTGCTATGGAGCGGTGCCGCAGACAGCGAATACAACTGGCGGGCGCAGCAGGAGCATCTGCTCGGCTACCTGCAAAGCGGCAACCTTCCCCGTCTGCGGCTGTGGATCAAAGAACAAGGGCGCAAATTCTCCGCCCATACCCTTATCACTCAACTTCTCAACCCGCTGCGTCTGCGCTTACGCAGTCAGGAGCCGACGCTGCTCGCCATGCTGAGTCTGCTGGACGGCGTGCTAATCAACCATATTTCGGTGTGCCTGGCGTCGACGCGCAAGAAAAACAGCAGCGATGCGCTGGTGGTCGGCTGGAATATTCATGACACCACCCGCCTGTGGCTGGAGGCCTGGGTGGCAAGCGAACAGGGATGGCGCACTGGCGTGCTGGCCCATTCCCTGACGCAGCTGCGTCCGGAACTGTTTGAGGGGCAAACCCTTATGGTGTGGTGCGGCGATGTGCCGACGGTGTCGCAGTTGCAGCAGATGGCCAGCTGGCGTGACGCCGGACATGCGGTTCATATGCTCGGCATTTAA
- a CDS encoding sensor histidine kinase: MYEFNLVLLLLQQMCVFLVIAWLMSKTRLFIPLMQVTVRLPHKLLCYVTFSIFCILGTYLGLHIEDSIANTRAIGAVMGGLLGGPVVGGLVGLTGGLHRYSMGGMTALSCMVSTIVEGLLGGLVHSFLIKRGRTDKVFSPLTAGAITLVAELVQMLIILLIARPFEDALHLVSSIAAPMMVTNTVGAALFMRILLDKRAMFEKYTSAFSATALKVAASTEGILRQGFNEENSMKVAQVLYQELEIGAVAITDREKLLAFKGIGDDHHLSGRPISSRWTQKALETGEVVYADGNEVPYRCSLHPQCKLGSTLVIPLRGENQRVMGTIKLYEAKNRLFSSINRTLGEGIAQLLSAQILAGQYERQKALLTQSEIKLLHAQVNPHFLFNALNTLMAVIRRDSDQAGQLVQYLSTFFRKNLKRPSEVVTLADEIEHVNAYLQIEQARFQSRLQVHLFVPEALGWQKLPAFTLQPIVENAIKHGTSQLLGVGEITIRASLDGQYMVLDIEDNAGLYQPKANASGLGMSLVDKRLRARFGDDCGIAVACEPDSFTRITLRLPVEEIAC, from the coding sequence ATGTACGAGTTTAATCTGGTGTTACTGCTGCTACAGCAGATGTGTGTGTTTCTGGTCATCGCCTGGCTGATGAGTAAAACGCGCCTGTTTATTCCGCTGATGCAGGTCACCGTCCGGCTGCCGCATAAGCTGCTGTGCTATGTCACGTTTTCTATCTTCTGCATTCTCGGCACCTATCTTGGCCTGCATATCGAAGATTCTATTGCCAATACGCGCGCCATCGGTGCGGTGATGGGCGGTCTGCTCGGCGGGCCGGTCGTCGGTGGGCTGGTGGGGCTGACCGGCGGATTACACCGCTACTCAATGGGCGGCATGACGGCGCTCAGCTGTATGGTTTCCACCATAGTCGAGGGGCTATTGGGCGGCCTGGTGCACAGTTTTCTGATCAAACGCGGGCGCACCGATAAAGTGTTCAGCCCGCTGACCGCCGGGGCGATTACGCTGGTGGCGGAGCTGGTACAGATGCTGATCATTTTGCTGATCGCCCGCCCGTTCGAAGACGCGCTGCATCTGGTGAGCAGCATTGCCGCGCCGATGATGGTCACCAATACCGTTGGTGCCGCGCTCTTTATGCGCATCCTGCTCGATAAACGGGCGATGTTTGAAAAATACACCTCCGCATTTTCCGCCACTGCCCTGAAAGTGGCGGCGTCCACCGAGGGCATTTTGCGGCAGGGGTTTAACGAAGAAAACAGCATGAAAGTGGCGCAGGTGCTGTATCAGGAACTGGAAATCGGCGCGGTGGCGATCACCGACCGCGAAAAGCTGCTGGCGTTTAAAGGCATTGGCGATGATCACCACTTGTCCGGGCGGCCTATCTCCTCGCGCTGGACGCAAAAAGCGCTGGAAACCGGCGAAGTGGTGTATGCGGACGGCAATGAAGTGCCGTACCGCTGTTCACTGCATCCCCAGTGCAAGCTCGGATCGACGCTGGTGATCCCCCTGCGCGGCGAAAATCAGCGGGTGATGGGCACCATCAAACTGTATGAAGCGAAAAACCGCCTGTTCAGTTCGATCAACCGCACGCTGGGGGAGGGGATCGCGCAACTGCTGTCGGCGCAGATCCTCGCCGGGCAGTATGAGCGACAAAAGGCGCTGCTCACCCAGTCGGAAATCAAACTGCTGCATGCGCAGGTGAATCCCCATTTTCTGTTTAACGCCCTTAACACGCTGATGGCGGTGATCCGCCGTGACAGCGACCAGGCCGGGCAACTGGTGCAGTACCTGTCGACCTTTTTCCGGAAGAACTTAAAGCGGCCATCGGAAGTGGTGACGCTGGCTGATGAAATTGAACACGTGAATGCTTATCTGCAAATCGAGCAGGCGCGTTTTCAGTCGCGTCTGCAGGTGCACCTGTTCGTGCCGGAGGCGCTCGGCTGGCAAAAACTGCCCGCCTTCACGCTGCAACCTATTGTGGAAAACGCCATTAAACACGGCACCTCGCAGCTGCTCGGCGTCGGTGAAATCACCATCCGGGCGAGCCTCGACGGGCAGTATATGGTGCTGGATATTGAAGATAATGCCGGTCTGTACCAGCCGAAGGCCAACGCCAGCGGGCTGGGCATGAGCCTGGTGGATAAGCGCCTGCGGGCGCGTTTTGGCGATGATTGCGGGATCGCCGTGGCCTGCGAGCCGGATAGCTTTACCCGCATTACCCTACGTTTGCCTGTGGAGGAGATCGCATGTTAA
- the btsR gene encoding two-component system response regulator BtsR, translated as MLKVLIVDDEPLARENLRILLEDESDIEIVGECANAVEAIGAVHKLRPDVLFLDIQMPRISGLEMVGMLDPEHRPYIVFLTAFDEYAVKAFEEHAFDYLLKPIATARLAKTLARLRQERGVQDVSVLPENQEPLKFIPCAGHSRIYLLQMDDVAYVSSRLSGVYVTSHEGKEGFTELTLRTLESRTPLMRCHRQYLVNMAHLKEIRFEDNGQAELLLREGHTVPVSRRYLKNLKEALGL; from the coding sequence ATGTTAAAAGTGCTGATTGTCGATGACGAACCCTTAGCGCGGGAAAATCTGCGCATCCTGCTGGAAGATGAAAGCGATATTGAGATCGTCGGCGAGTGCGCGAATGCGGTGGAAGCCATTGGCGCGGTGCATAAATTGCGCCCGGACGTGCTGTTTCTGGACATTCAGATGCCACGCATCAGCGGGCTGGAAATGGTCGGTATGCTCGATCCTGAGCATCGCCCTTATATTGTCTTTCTCACCGCCTTTGATGAGTACGCGGTGAAAGCCTTCGAAGAGCACGCCTTTGATTATCTGCTCAAACCCATTGCCACGGCACGACTGGCTAAAACGCTGGCGCGTCTGCGCCAGGAGCGCGGGGTGCAGGACGTTTCGGTGCTGCCGGAAAATCAGGAGCCGCTGAAGTTTATCCCCTGCGCCGGTCACAGTCGCATTTATCTGTTGCAGATGGACGATGTGGCATACGTCAGCAGCCGCCTGAGCGGTGTATACGTGACCAGCCATGAAGGCAAAGAGGGGTTTACCGAGCTGACGCTACGCACGCTGGAAAGCCGCACGCCGCTGATGCGCTGTCACCGCCAATATCTGGTGAATATGGCGCACCTAAAAGAGATCCGCTTTGAGGATAATGGCCAGGCGGAGCTGTTGCTACGCGAAGGGCATACCGTGCCGGTCAGCCGTCGCTATCTGAAAAATCTAAAAGAAGCGCTGGGTCTGTAA
- a CDS encoding YehS family protein: MISNDILRSVRYISKYNNQDLLRIFALGEADVTAEQLVPWLRKEDEEGFVRCPDILLACFLNGLIYEKRGRDESSPALAVERRVNNNIVLKKLRIAYNLKTDDILAILTEQQFRVSMPEITAMMRAADHKNFRECGDQFLRYFLRGLATRLHAAK; the protein is encoded by the coding sequence ATGATCAGTAACGATATTTTACGAAGCGTCCGCTACATCTCTAAATACAACAATCAAGATCTGCTGCGTATCTTCGCGCTGGGTGAAGCGGATGTCACCGCAGAACAGCTGGTGCCGTGGTTGCGCAAGGAAGATGAAGAGGGCTTTGTGCGTTGCCCGGATATTCTTCTGGCCTGTTTCCTGAATGGTCTGATTTATGAGAAGCGTGGCCGGGATGAATCCTCTCCCGCGCTGGCCGTGGAACGTCGCGTAAATAACAATATCGTGCTGAAGAAGCTGCGCATCGCCTATAACCTGAAAACCGACGATATTCTGGCTATCTTAACCGAGCAGCAGTTCCGTGTATCGATGCCGGAAATCACTGCAATGATGCGCGCGGCGGATCATAAAAATTTCCGTGAATGTGGGGATCAGTTCCTGCGTTATTTCCTGCGTGGTCTGGCGACCCGTTTACACGCGGCGAAATAA
- a CDS encoding YehR family lipoprotein, whose translation MNILKKLGALVFTAFVVVALSGCGDKEESKTFTWSDGKTDLSLTYYYKNDVVLRQTAKNTLHYAGLGVANKEEAMQRLGPISEKYKEIKGVEESLDYGDTSATETLTVDYSKVDRDALQKIQGAEFTGDVKEGVSMSKSEALLKSRGFKEVKE comes from the coding sequence ATGAACATCTTAAAAAAATTGGGCGCACTCGTATTCACAGCGTTTGTGGTTGTTGCGCTGAGCGGCTGTGGCGATAAAGAAGAAAGCAAAACCTTTACCTGGTCAGACGGTAAAACCGATTTATCCCTGACCTATTACTACAAAAATGACGTAGTACTGCGTCAGACGGCGAAAAATACGCTGCACTATGCCGGTCTGGGCGTGGCGAATAAAGAAGAAGCGATGCAACGTCTGGGGCCAATCAGCGAGAAGTATAAAGAGATCAAAGGCGTGGAAGAGAGCCTGGACTACGGCGACACCTCTGCAACCGAAACTCTGACCGTGGATTACAGCAAAGTTGACCGTGACGCGCTGCAGAAAATCCAGGGTGCTGAGTTTACCGGTGATGTGAAAGAAGGCGTCAGCATGTCTAAATCTGAAGCTCTGCTGAAGTCTCGTGGTTTTAAAGAAGTTAAAGAGTAA
- the metG gene encoding methionine--tRNA ligase: MTQVAKKILVTCALPYANGSIHLGHMLEHIQADVWVRYQRMRGHEVNFICADDAHGTPIMLKAQQLGITPEQMITEMSQEHQTDFAGFNISYDNYHSTHSDENRELASVIYGRLKENGFIKNRTISQLYDPEKGMFLPDRFVKGTCPKCKSPDQYGDNCEVCGATYSPTELIEPKSVVSGATPVMRDSEHFFFDLPSFSEMLQAWTRSGALQEQVANKMQEWFESGLQQWDISRDAPYFGFEIPDAPGKYFYVWLDAPIGYMGSFKNLCDKRGDTDSFDAYWKEDSEAELYHFIGKDIVYFHSLFWPAMLEGSGFRKPTNLFVHGYVTVNGAKMSKSRGTFIKASTWLNHFDADSLRYYYTAKLSSRIDDIDLNLEDFVQRVNADIVNKVVNLASRNAGFIAKRFDGVLASELADPALYKTFTDAAQSIGDAWDSREFGKAVREIMALADVANRYVDEQAPWVVAKQEGRDADLQAICTMGLNLFRVLMTWLKPVLPELSARAEAFLNTTFEWDAINQPLLAHKVNTFKALYNRIEMKQVEALVEASKEDVKTASAPVSGPLADDPIQDTITFDDFAKIDLRVALIENAEFVEGSDKLLRLTLDLGGEKRNVFSGIRSAYPDPQLLIGRLTVMVANLAPRKMRFGISEGMVMAAGPGGSDIFLLSPDDGAKPGQQVK, translated from the coding sequence ATGACTCAAGTCGCGAAGAAAATTCTGGTAACGTGCGCGCTGCCGTACGCCAACGGCTCCATCCACCTCGGCCATATGCTGGAGCACATCCAGGCTGATGTCTGGGTCCGTTACCAGCGAATGCGCGGCCACGAGGTAAACTTCATCTGCGCGGACGATGCTCACGGCACGCCAATCATGCTGAAAGCTCAGCAGCTCGGCATTACCCCGGAGCAGATGATTACCGAAATGAGTCAGGAACATCAGACTGATTTTGCTGGCTTCAACATCAGCTACGACAACTATCACTCCACGCACAGCGACGAGAACCGCGAGCTGGCCAGTGTGATTTACGGTCGCCTTAAAGAGAACGGTTTTATCAAGAACCGCACCATCTCTCAGCTCTACGATCCGGAAAAAGGCATGTTCCTGCCGGACCGTTTTGTGAAAGGCACCTGTCCGAAGTGTAAATCCCCGGATCAGTACGGCGATAACTGCGAAGTATGCGGCGCGACCTATAGCCCGACCGAGCTTATCGAGCCGAAATCCGTAGTATCCGGCGCGACGCCCGTGATGCGAGATTCTGAGCACTTCTTCTTCGATCTGCCGTCCTTCAGCGAAATGCTGCAGGCATGGACCCGCAGCGGCGCGCTGCAGGAGCAGGTGGCGAACAAAATGCAGGAGTGGTTTGAATCCGGCCTGCAACAGTGGGATATCTCCCGCGATGCGCCCTATTTTGGCTTCGAAATTCCCGACGCGCCGGGCAAATATTTCTATGTCTGGCTGGATGCGCCCATTGGTTACATGGGTTCCTTCAAGAACCTGTGCGACAAGCGTGGCGATACCGACAGTTTCGATGCGTACTGGAAAGAAGACAGCGAAGCCGAGCTGTACCACTTCATCGGCAAAGACATTGTTTATTTCCACAGCCTGTTCTGGCCGGCGATGCTGGAAGGCAGCGGTTTCCGCAAGCCGACCAACCTGTTCGTGCATGGCTATGTGACGGTGAACGGCGCGAAGATGTCCAAATCCCGCGGCACCTTCATTAAAGCAAGCACCTGGCTGAACCACTTTGACGCTGACAGCCTGCGCTATTACTACACCGCCAAGCTGTCGTCACGTATCGACGACATTGACCTGAACCTGGAAGATTTCGTGCAGCGCGTCAACGCTGACATCGTTAACAAAGTGGTTAACCTGGCGTCCCGTAACGCAGGCTTTATCGCTAAACGCTTCGACGGCGTACTGGCGTCTGAGCTGGCGGATCCGGCACTTTATAAAACCTTCACCGATGCCGCCCAGAGCATTGGCGACGCCTGGGACAGCCGCGAGTTCGGCAAAGCGGTGCGTGAAATCATGGCGCTGGCTGACGTGGCGAACCGCTACGTTGACGAGCAGGCCCCGTGGGTGGTGGCGAAACAGGAAGGCCGCGATGCCGACCTCCAGGCCATCTGCACCATGGGTCTGAACCTGTTCCGCGTGCTGATGACCTGGCTCAAGCCGGTTCTGCCGGAACTGAGCGCCCGTGCTGAAGCGTTCCTGAACACCACCTTCGAATGGGATGCCATTAACCAGCCGCTGCTGGCGCACAAGGTCAACACCTTTAAGGCGCTGTACAACCGTATCGAGATGAAACAGGTTGAGGCGCTGGTAGAAGCATCGAAGGAAGATGTGAAAACCGCCAGCGCACCGGTTTCCGGCCCGCTGGCTGACGATCCGATCCAGGACACCATCACCTTTGATGATTTCGCGAAAATCGATCTGCGCGTGGCGCTGATTGAAAACGCTGAATTTGTAGAAGGCTCCGACAAGCTGCTGCGTCTGACGCTGGATCTGGGTGGCGAGAAACGTAACGTCTTCTCCGGTATCCGTTCTGCTTATCCGGATCCGCAACTGCTGATCGGTCGCCTGACGGTGATGGTCGCCAACCTCGCGCCACGCAAAATGCGCTTCGGTATTTCTGAAGGCATGGTGATGGCCGCCGGTCCTGGCGGCAGCGACATCTTCCTGTTAAGCCCGGATGACGGTGCAAAACCTGGCCAACAAGTGAAATAA
- the apbC gene encoding iron-sulfur cluster carrier protein ApbC, whose product MNSQSQAKSPEALRAIVVGTLANFQHPTLTHNLTALKAVHHVAWLDDTLHIELLMPFPWRSAFEELKEQCSAELLRITSAKAIDWKLSHNVATLKRVKNQPGINGVKNIIAVTSGKGGVGKSSTAVNLALALAAEGSKVGILDADIYGPSIPTMLGAEGERPTSPDGTHMAPIMAHGLATNSIGYLVTDENAMVWRGPMASKALLQLLQESLWPDLDYLVLDMPPGTGDIQLTLAQNVPVTGAVVVTTPQDIALIDAKKGIVMFEKVEVPVLGIVENMSVHICSNCGHQEPIFGTGGAEKLAEQYHTQLLGQMPLHISLREDLDNGTPTVVSRPDSEFTAMYRKLAGRVAAQLYWQGDVIPAEIAFRAL is encoded by the coding sequence ATGAACTCGCAATCCCAGGCCAAATCCCCGGAAGCCTTGCGCGCAATAGTTGTCGGCACCCTGGCAAATTTCCAGCACCCCACGCTGACGCATAATCTCACCGCCCTGAAGGCCGTTCACCACGTCGCCTGGCTTGATGACACCCTGCACATCGAACTGCTGATGCCATTCCCGTGGCGCAGCGCGTTTGAAGAGCTGAAAGAGCAGTGCAGCGCCGAGCTGCTGCGCATCACCAGCGCGAAAGCCATCGACTGGAAGCTGTCGCACAACGTCGCCACCTTAAAACGCGTGAAAAATCAGCCGGGCATTAACGGCGTGAAAAATATCATCGCGGTCACTTCCGGTAAGGGCGGGGTAGGGAAATCCTCTACCGCGGTCAACCTGGCGCTGGCGCTGGCGGCGGAAGGATCGAAAGTCGGTATTCTCGACGCGGATATTTACGGTCCGTCGATCCCGACGATGCTGGGTGCCGAAGGTGAACGTCCGACATCGCCGGATGGCACGCACATGGCACCGATCATGGCGCATGGCCTTGCCACCAACTCCATTGGCTATCTGGTCACCGACGAGAACGCCATGGTGTGGCGCGGGCCGATGGCCAGCAAAGCGCTGCTGCAACTGTTGCAGGAATCCCTGTGGCCGGATCTCGATTATCTGGTGCTGGATATGCCGCCGGGTACCGGTGACATTCAGCTGACGCTGGCGCAGAACGTGCCGGTGACCGGCGCGGTGGTCGTCACTACGCCGCAGGATATCGCGCTGATCGATGCGAAAAAAGGCATCGTGATGTTCGAGAAAGTTGAAGTGCCGGTGCTGGGCATCGTGGAAAACATGAGCGTGCATATTTGCAGCAACTGCGGTCACCAGGAACCGATCTTCGGCACCGGTGGCGCAGAGAAGCTGGCAGAGCAGTATCACACCCAGCTTCTCGGTCAGATGCCGCTGCACATCAGCCTGCGTGAAGATCTGGATAACGGCACGCCGACCGTGGTGAGTCGCCCGGACAGTGAGTTTACGGCGATGTACCGTAAGCTGGCAGGACGTGTAGCCGCGCAGCTGTACTGGCAGGGGGACGTTATCCCCGCCGAGATCGCATTCCGTGCGCTATAA
- a CDS encoding GNAT family N-acetyltransferase, producing the protein MHIRNGTESDRPFLRTLYLQARRHSWTWLDGEEWQLEDFDAATLDEHIWVAEEDGHRLGFASVSVSNNFLHNLFVDPAWQGKGVGSALLDKVQSEFTSTGALKCLAKNKAALAFYQRHGWHVEAKGESPEGEYVLLHYRLR; encoded by the coding sequence ATGCACATTCGTAACGGGACAGAGAGCGATCGCCCTTTTTTACGCACGCTTTATTTGCAGGCCCGCCGCCATAGCTGGACATGGCTTGATGGCGAAGAGTGGCAACTGGAAGATTTCGATGCCGCCACCCTGGACGAGCACATCTGGGTTGCGGAAGAGGACGGTCACCGGCTGGGATTTGCCTCCGTCTCGGTGAGCAATAATTTTCTGCACAACCTGTTTGTGGATCCGGCGTGGCAGGGAAAAGGCGTCGGCAGCGCGTTGCTGGATAAGGTGCAGTCGGAATTTACCAGCACCGGCGCGCTGAAATGTCTGGCGAAGAACAAGGCGGCGCTGGCGTTTTATCAGCGTCACGGTTGGCATGTTGAAGCAAAAGGCGAGTCGCCGGAAGGGGAATATGTGCTGCTGCACTACCGGCTACGCTGA
- a CDS encoding RcnB family protein: MGKTKMLLLGALLMTSGAVLAAPQGTGIQKYEIQEFIADFTKFKPGDTVPEMYRTDEYNIKQWQARNLPAPDAGSHWTYMGGNYVLITDAEGKILKVYDGEIFYHR; the protein is encoded by the coding sequence ATGGGTAAGACGAAAATGTTACTTCTGGGCGCGCTGCTGATGACGTCCGGCGCGGTACTTGCCGCACCGCAGGGAACCGGTATTCAGAAATATGAAATTCAGGAATTTATTGCCGACTTTACCAAATTTAAACCCGGCGATACGGTGCCGGAAATGTACCGTACCGATGAGTACAACATTAAGCAGTGGCAGGCGCGTAACCTGCCGGCCCCCGATGCCGGTAGCCACTGGACCTATATGGGCGGCAACTACGTGCTGATCACCGATGCCGAAGGGAAGATCCTCAAAGTTTACGACGGCGAGATTTTCTACCACCGTTGA
- a CDS encoding zinc-binding alcohol dehydrogenase family protein, giving the protein MKAIAITAAARNGSNLDFLRDIDIDKPVASGHDLLVQVNAISVNPVDTKVRAGFDADEPRILGWDAVGVVTEVGDAVTLFAPGDTVWYAGALTRPGSNAEYQLVDERIVAHKPASLDNASAAALPLTAITAWEMLFDRLGVTENGNEGDVLLIVGAAGGVGSILTQLARKLTKMTVIGTASRPESQQWVRDRGAHHVIDHSKPLGEELARIGIKQVTHVASLTNTSDHYQQLIDALIPQGKLALIDDPDSLDARPLKAKSISLHWEFMFTRSMFETTDMIEQHHLLTRVASLIDSGVIKTTLGEHGGAINAENLRKAHKLIETQRAVGKIVLEGF; this is encoded by the coding sequence ATGAAAGCAATCGCCATCACCGCCGCCGCCCGTAACGGCAGCAACCTCGACTTTCTGCGTGATATCGACATCGACAAGCCGGTCGCCAGCGGTCACGATCTGCTGGTGCAGGTCAACGCCATTTCCGTAAACCCGGTGGATACCAAAGTGCGTGCCGGGTTCGACGCTGACGAACCGCGGATCCTCGGCTGGGATGCGGTTGGCGTCGTCACTGAAGTGGGCGATGCGGTGACGCTGTTTGCGCCAGGGGATACCGTCTGGTACGCCGGGGCGCTGACCCGTCCGGGCAGCAACGCGGAGTATCAGTTAGTGGATGAGCGCATCGTGGCGCACAAGCCCGCCTCGCTGGATAACGCCTCTGCGGCGGCGCTGCCGCTGACCGCCATAACCGCATGGGAAATGCTGTTCGATCGTCTCGGCGTCACGGAAAACGGCAACGAGGGCGATGTGCTGCTGATCGTTGGCGCGGCGGGCGGCGTGGGTTCCATCCTCACCCAGCTGGCGCGTAAGCTGACCAAAATGACGGTGATTGGCACGGCTTCACGTCCGGAAAGCCAGCAGTGGGTGCGCGATCGCGGCGCGCATCATGTGATTGACCACAGCAAACCGCTCGGCGAGGAGCTGGCACGTATCGGCATTAAACAGGTGACCCACGTCGCCAGCCTGACCAATACCAGCGATCACTATCAGCAGCTGATTGATGCGCTGATCCCGCAGGGTAAGCTGGCGCTGATCGACGATCCCGACAGCCTGGACGCCCGTCCGCTGAAAGCCAAAAGCATCTCCCTGCACTGGGAATTTATGTTTACCCGCTCGATGTTCGAAACCACGGACATGATCGAACAGCATCACCTGCTGACCCGTGTGGCATCGCTTATCGACAGCGGCGTTATTAAAACCACGCTCGGCGAGCACGGCGGCGCGATTAATGCCGAAAATCTGCGTAAAGCGCATAAGCTTATCGAGACACAGCGTGCGGTCGGCAAGATCGTCCTCGAAGGTTTCTGA
- a CDS encoding B3/B4 domain-containing protein, translating into MLTVTPSIDPAVAALAPGFRALSIVVEADALVHPEVGAQALARACQAINAQDVPWAVAHLAAWSTVFKAFGAKPKRTPCSAEALRKRVLRDGTLPAIDPVVDLYNAISIQYAIPVGAENIASYHGQPRLVIADGSEAFDTVKEGEIVLECPEPGEVIWRDDTGVTCRRWNWRQGVRTRLDASATQMWFILESLPEMPLAALHEAGDALIAGLKAMMPEAKISQQLIGAEKG; encoded by the coding sequence ATGTTAACTGTGACACCGTCAATCGATCCCGCCGTGGCGGCCCTTGCGCCCGGTTTCCGCGCCCTGAGCATCGTGGTTGAAGCTGACGCGCTGGTTCATCCGGAAGTGGGTGCCCAGGCGCTTGCACGGGCCTGCCAGGCCATCAACGCGCAGGATGTCCCCTGGGCTGTGGCGCATCTCGCCGCCTGGAGTACGGTTTTTAAAGCCTTCGGCGCGAAGCCGAAAAGAACCCCTTGCTCGGCGGAAGCATTACGTAAGCGCGTACTGCGCGATGGCACCCTGCCCGCCATCGATCCGGTGGTTGATCTGTATAACGCCATCAGCATTCAGTATGCGATCCCGGTAGGCGCCGAAAATATCGCGTCCTATCACGGTCAGCCGCGGCTGGTCATCGCCGATGGCAGCGAGGCTTTCGATACCGTTAAAGAAGGGGAAATCGTGCTGGAATGCCCGGAGCCGGGTGAAGTGATCTGGCGGGACGATACCGGCGTAACCTGCCGACGCTGGAACTGGCGTCAGGGTGTGCGTACTCGTCTGGACGCCAGCGCCACGCAGATGTGGTTCATCCTCGAAAGCCTGCCGGAGATGCCGCTGGCGGCGCTGCATGAGGCCGGAGACGCATTGATCGCCGGGCTTAAGGCGATGATGCCGGAGGCGAAAATCAGTCAACAACTTATTGGTGCGGAAAAGGGGTAA
- a CDS encoding helix-turn-helix domain-containing protein yields MTKKVNILTVEGADVDRVSEALAGRIRAFRQQQKLTLDTLAQRAGISKGMLVEIEKGAANPSIAILCKVSAAMGVSVADMVDVASKPSVHVIAEHEIPTLWTGEKGGSARLLAGTSGPDMVELWRWELFPGERFTSPGHPQGTFELFHVEQGRLTLKIDEHEFVLLKGQSAVAKTDVPHQYANETKTKVIFTMTVAELARNQNVG; encoded by the coding sequence GTGACCAAGAAAGTCAATATATTGACCGTTGAGGGGGCCGACGTCGACCGCGTGAGCGAAGCCCTCGCCGGACGCATCCGCGCCTTTCGTCAGCAGCAAAAACTGACGTTAGACACTCTGGCTCAGCGGGCGGGGATCAGTAAAGGCATGCTGGTGGAAATCGAAAAAGGCGCGGCCAACCCCAGCATCGCCATTCTCTGCAAAGTATCCGCCGCGATGGGCGTATCGGTGGCAGATATGGTTGATGTCGCCAGCAAGCCCAGCGTACATGTGATCGCCGAACATGAGATCCCAACACTGTGGACGGGTGAAAAAGGCGGCTCCGCGCGCCTGCTGGCGGGTACCAGCGGGCCGGATATGGTGGAACTCTGGCGCTGGGAGTTGTTCCCCGGTGAACGCTTTACCTCCCCGGGCCATCCGCAGGGCACGTTTGAGCTGTTTCACGTGGAGCAGGGACGCCTGACGCTAAAAATAGATGAACATGAATTCGTGCTGCTAAAAGGGCAGTCGGCGGTGGCAAAAACTGACGTGCCGCACCAGTATGCGAATGAGACAAAGACTAAGGTGATATTTACCATGACGGTCGCTGAGCTGGCCCGCAATCAGAACGTGGGTTAA